One genomic segment of Vidua macroura isolate BioBank_ID:100142 unplaced genomic scaffold, ASM2450914v1 whyUn_scaffold_107, whole genome shotgun sequence includes these proteins:
- the TSPAN31 gene encoding tetraspanin-31 isoform X1: MVCGGFACSRNALCALNVVYVLVGVLLVAVAGWARGLAGGSSPPLLGGAFAVGVFLLLIAGLGLLGALRHHQVLLFFYVLILGLVFLCQLGVSCACLALGRDAQRCQFPPGGAPPCPPLRPPTAAALGPGPQDPGGGRAVLQLHRGFGGLARPPLPEPSATPRANPGAFL, encoded by the exons ATGGTCTGCGGAGGCTTCGCCTGTTCGCGCAACGCGCTCTGCGCCCTCAACGTGGTTTATGTG CTGgtgggggtgctgctggtggccgTGGCGGGCTGGGCGCGGGGCCTGGCCGGGGGCTCCAGCCCCCCCCTGCTCGGAGGAGCCTTCGCCGTCGGAGTCTTCCTCCTGCTGAtcgcggggctggggctgctcggGGCCCTGCGGCACCACCAGGTCCTGCTCTTCTTC TACGTGCTGATCCTGGGCCTGGTGTTCCTGTGCCAGCTGGGCGTGTCCTGCGCCTGCCTCGCCCTGGGCCGCGACGCTCAG AGGTGCCAGTTCCCCCCGGGGGGagcccccccgtgcccccccctGCGCCCCCCAACTGCTGCAGCACTCGGACCAGGCCCTCAAGATCCtggggggggtcgggctgttCTTCAGCTTCACCGAG GTTTTGGGGGTCTGGCTCGCCCTCCGCTTCCGGAACCCAGCGCGACCCCCCGCGCCAACCCCGGGGCCTTCCTATAG
- the TSPAN31 gene encoding tetraspanin-31 isoform X2, translating into MVCGGFACSRNALCALNVVYVLVGVLLVAVAGWARGLAGGSSPPLLGGAFAVGVFLLLIAGLGLLGALRHHQVLLFFYVLILGLVFLCQLGVSCACLALGRDAQERLLHSAWPLLSGGARGELQRRLGCCGLGEPPGTPPPASPPPREPPRAGAPLGTPKLPR; encoded by the exons ATGGTCTGCGGAGGCTTCGCCTGTTCGCGCAACGCGCTCTGCGCCCTCAACGTGGTTTATGTG CTGgtgggggtgctgctggtggccgTGGCGGGCTGGGCGCGGGGCCTGGCCGGGGGCTCCAGCCCCCCCCTGCTCGGAGGAGCCTTCGCCGTCGGAGTCTTCCTCCTGCTGAtcgcggggctggggctgctcggGGCCCTGCGGCACCACCAGGTCCTGCTCTTCTTC TACGTGCTGATCCTGGGCCTGGTGTTCCTGTGCCAGCTGGGCGTGTCCTGCGCCTGCCTCGCCCTGGGCCGCGACGCTCAG GAGCGGCTGCTGCACTCGGCCTGGCCCCTGCTGAgcgggggggcgcggggggagcTGCAGCGCAGGCTGGGCTGCTGCGGTTTGGGGgagccccccgggacccccccgccggccagcccccccccccgggaGCCCCCCCGGGCTGGAGCCCCCCTGGGAACCCCCAAACTGCCCCGCT AG
- the METTL1 gene encoding tRNA (guanine-N(7)-)-methyltransferase, whose amino-acid sequence MAAAEEAEAAAPPQKRFYRQRAHSNPLADHTLCYPSRPQDMDWASLFPTFFPPDAPPGTPPARVEFADVGCGYGGLLVALAERFPQTLALGLELRGKVAAFTRARIRALRAAQPGRFGNVACVRGNAMKHLPHFFRRAQLSKLFFLFPDPHFKRTKHKWRIISPAMLAEYGYVLRPGGLVYTVTDVPELHQWMLQHFGEHPLFEPLPPAQLAADPLLPLLPAVTEEGQRARRAGRPPCTAVFRRRPDPPAAAP is encoded by the exons ATGGCGGCGGCAGAGGAGGCGGaggccgcggcgccgccgcaGAAGCGCTTCTACCGGCAGCGCGCGCACTCGAACCCGCTGGCCGACCACACCCTGTGCTA CCCCTCCCGCCCGCAGGACATGGACTGGGCCTCGCTCTTCCCGACGTTCTTCCCGCCCGAcgccccccccgggacccccccggccCGCGTGGAGTTCGCAGACGTGGGGTGCGGCTACGGGGGGCTGCTGG TGGCGCTGGCCGAGCGCTTCCCGCAGACGCTGgcgctggggctggagctgcgcGGGAAGGTGGCCGCGTTCACCCGCGCGCGGATCCGGGCGCTGCGGGCGGCGCAGCCCGGCCGCTTCGGCAACGTGGCCTGCGTCAGGGGCAACGCCATGAAACACCTGCCCCACTTCTTCCGCCGCGCACAG CTCTCCAAGCTGTTCTTCCTGTTCCCTGACCCCCATTTCAAGCGCACCAAGCACAAGTGGAGAATCATCAGCCCGGCCATGCTGGCCGAGTACGGCTACGTGCTGCGCCCCGGG ggCCTGGTGTACACGGTGACAGACGTGCCCGAGCTGCACCAGTGGATGCTGCAGCATTTTGGGGAGCACCCCCTGTTTGAGCCCCTGCCCCCCGCCCAGCTG GCCGCGGAcccgctgctgccgctgctgccggCCGTGACCGAGGAGGGGCAGAGGGCGCGGCGGGCCGGGCGCCCCCCCTGCACCGCCGTGTTCCGCCGCCGCCCCGACCCCCCCGCGGCGGCGCCGTGA
- the TSFM gene encoding LOW QUALITY PROTEIN: elongation factor Ts, mitochondrial (The sequence of the model RefSeq protein was modified relative to this genomic sequence to represent the inferred CDS: deleted 2 bases in 2 codons), which yields MQRAALGALGGAARAPPGRWLSAAPPALRELRELRARTGQPVLRCREALQRAGGDLRQAEAWLEAESRRRGWARAAAPGAPRARQGLVGVLSEGSAAVMVEVNCETDFVARTPDFQQLVEMAARGVLGHCQGASGTKHLLREDELAQVRAGDGGHLLSDQLALAMGRLGERLALRRAGWLRAPGGFVATYAHGWVAPGPAVAMGTYGALVACGGPGPGPPPPELRELGRRVAQHVVGMAPTALGTPEDELGGDTETRLLAQGTLLEPGVPLGRYLQDRGGLQVWDFLRFQCGEEPPPEPSAPPA from the exons ATGCAGCGCGCGGCGCTGGGCGCGCTCGGGGGGGCGGCGCGG GCCCCCCCGGGCCGCTGGTtgagcgcggccccgccggcgcTGCGGGAGCTGCGGGAGCTGCGGGCGCGCACCGGGCAGCCGGTGCTGCGCTGCCGGGAGGCGCTGCAGCGCGCGGGGGGCGACCTGCGCCAG GCCGAGGCCTGGCTCGAGGCCGAGTCGCGCCGCCGGGGCTGGGCCCGAGCCGCGGCCCCCGGGGCTCCCCGGGCACGGCAGGGGCTCGTGGGGGTCCTGAGCGAGGGCTCGGCCGCCGTCATGGTGGAG GTGAACTGCGAGACGGATTTCGTGGCGCGGACCCCCGACTTCCAGCAGCTCGTGGAGATGGCGGCCAGAGGGgtcctggggcactgccagggggcCTCGGGCACCaag CACCTGCTGCGGGAGGATGAGCTGGCCCAGGTGCGGGCAGGGGACGGGGGGCACCTGCTGAGCGACCAGCTGGCACTGGCCATGG gccGCCTGGGCGAGCGCCTGGCCCTGCGCCGGGCCGGGTGGCTCCGGGCCCCCGGCGGCTTCGTGGCCACCTACGCTCACGGCTGGGTGGCCCCCGGGCCCGCCGTGGCCATGGGCACCTACGGGGCGCTGGTGGCCTGCggggggccgggcccg ggcccCCCCCCGCCCGAGCTGCGGGAGTTGGGGCGCAGGGTGGCCCAGCACGTGGTGGGCATGGCCCCCACCGCCCTGGGCACCCCCGAGGACGAGCTG GGGGGCGACACCGAGACGCggctgctggcccagggcaCCCTCCTGGAGCCGGGGGTGCCCCTGGGCCGCTACCTGCAGGACCGGGGGGGGCTCCAGGTCTGGGATTTCCTGCGCTTCCAGTGCGGGGAGGAGCCCCCCCCCGAGCCCTCTGCCCCCCCGGCCTGA
- the EEF1AKMT3 gene encoding EEF1A lysine methyltransferase 3: MAAPGCHVGTGGGREAEEENGEEEEEEEEEEEEEEEEEEEEEEEEEEEEEEEEERGGEAEAALRAVFPRDPELFAEFFPQRRRFRLCGRVLHIAEHHGPRLGPAGAVWEAALSLCRFLGEQNLELAGRRVLELGAGTGIVGIFAAMLGAEVTLTDRPPALPQLRENARRNFPGGGAAAPRVRALRWGRDQRRFPPKFHLVLGSDIVYDPRAFAPLLGTLRHLLEPPARALLSARLRGGDAGASRFFRQVLPPFFTVRLLRREPERDIEIYAVTPREPPAEPPGAGAAIK, translated from the exons ATGGCGGCGCCCGGGTGCCACGTGGGGACCGGGGGGGGGCGggaggcagaggaagagaacggggaagaggaagaggaagaggaagaggaagaggaagaggaagaggaagaggaagaggaagaggaagaggaagaggaagaggaagaggaagaggaagaggagcgaggaggagaagcagaggcGGCGCTGCGGGCCGTGTTCCCCCGCGACCCCGAGCTCTTCGCCGAGTTCTTCCCGCAGCGGCGCCGGTTCCGGCTGTGCGGGCGCGTCCTGCACATCGCCGAGCACCACGGGCCGCGGCTCGGGCCCGCCGGGGCCGTGTGGGAGGCG gctctgtccctgtgccgCTTCCTGGGCGAGCAGAACCTGGAGCTGGCGGGGCGGCGGGTTCTGGAGCTGGGGGCCGGTACCGGCATCGTGGGCATCTTCGCTGCCATGCTGG GGGCCGAGGTGACGCTCACGGACCGGCCGCCGGCGCTGCCGCAGCTGCGGGAGAACGCGCGGCGGAACTTCCCGGGGGGGGgcgcggcggcgccgcgggTGCGGGCGCTGCGCTGGGGGCGCGACCAGCGCCGCTTCCCCCCCAAATTCCACCTCGTGCTGGGCTCCGACATCGTCTACGACCCCCGCGCCTTCGCCCCGCTCCTGGGCACCCTCCGGCACCTGCTGGAGCCCCCGGCCCGGGCGCTGCTCAGCGCCCGCCTGCGCGGCGGCGACGCCGGCGCCTCCCGGTTCTTCCGGCAGGTGCTGCCGCCGTTCTTCACCGTGCGGCTGCTGCGGCGGGAGCCCGAGCGGGACATCGAGATCTACGCGGTGACGCCGCGGGAGCCGCCGGCGGAGCCCccgggggccggggcggcgATTAAATGA
- the LOC128822802 gene encoding 25-hydroxyvitamin D-1 alpha hydroxylase, mitochondrial yields MPGPSSTAFIFELLCRGGVRRLHEMQVHGRARFGPLWKARFGPVLTVHVAEPALVAQVLRQEGPEPRRALSCPWKEHRSLRGVPGGLLTLMEGEAWRGSRRVLARGLLRPGAAEAFAGPVATVVAELVARLQRLRRRHPRGVVPDIGTEFNRFGLEAISWVLFSSRLGCLGDPGDAPAATEGVIRSVGAVLALTLVTMALPRPLLRLVPAPWDAFCHAWDQLFAFAKGHVDRRVAEVAARGPLAEGDTCVTDLLARERVPVSSIYGNVTELLLAGVDTVASTLAWSLYELARSPGAQAALHRELVAATAASGVTNGDGATTDGATAAATAAALGRLPLLRAVVKETLRLYPVIPANARVVPDCDIRVGDYLVPRQTLITLCHYATSRDSRFFPAPDAFRPERWLRHRDTGDTPGDTPGDAPGDALGPRHPFASLPFGLGPRSCVGRRLAELQLHMALAQILLRFEVRPEPGGGRVRPMTRTLLAPGAPISLRFLER; encoded by the exons ATGCCGGGGCCGAGCTCCACCGCCTTCATCTTCGAGCTGCTGTGCCGAGGGGGGGTGCGGAGGCTGCACGAGATGCAG gTTCACGGCCGGGCCCGGTTCGGGCCGCTCTGGAAGGCCCGGTTCGGCCCGGTGCTCACGGTGCACGTGGCCGAGCCCGCGCTCGTGGCTCAGGTGCTGCGGCAGGAGGGGCCCGAGCCCCGGCGGGCCCTGAGCTGCCCCTGGAAGGAGCACCGGAGCCTCCGGGGGGTGCCGGGGGGGCTCCTCACCCT gaT ggagggcGAGGCGTGGCGGGGGTCGCGGCGGGTGCTGGCGCGGGGGCTGCTCCGCCCGGGGGCGGCCGAGGCCTTCGCGGGGCCGGTGGCCACCGTGGTGGCCGAGCTGGTGGCCCGGCTGCagcggctgcggcggcggcACCCGCGGGGCGTCGTCCCCGACATCGGCACTGAGTTCAACCGCTTCGGCCTCGAGG CCATCTCCTGGGTGCTGTTCTCCTCCCgcctgggctgcctgggggACCCCGGGGACGCCCCCGCGGCCACCGAGGGCGTGATCCGGAGCGTGGGGGCGGTGCTGGCGCTGACGCTGGTGACAATGGCGCTGCCGCGTCCCCTCCTGCGCCTCGTCCCCGCGCCCTGGGACGCCTTCTGCCACGCCTGGGACCAGCTCTTCGCCTTcg CCAAGGGACACGTGGACCGGCGCGTGGCCGAGGTGGCTGCGCGGGGGCCGCTGGCCGAGGGGGACACGTGTGTCACCGACCTGCTGGCCCGGGAGCGCGTCCCTGTCAGCAGCATCTACGGGAACGTCAccgagctgctgctggccgGGGTGGACACG GTGGCCAGCACGCTGGCCTGGAGCCTGTACGAGCTGGCACGGAGCCCGGGGGCACAGGCGGCCCTGCACCGCGAGCTGGTGGCTGCCACTGCCGCCAGCGGCGTCACCAACGGTGACGGTGCCACCACGGAcggtgccactgctgctgccaccgcCGCTGCGCTGGGACGGCTGCCACTGCTACGTGCTGTGGTGAAGGAGACCCtcag GCTGTACCCTGTCATCCCGGCCAACGCCCGCGTCGTCCCCGACTGCGACATCCGCGTCGGCGACTACCTGGTGCCACGCCAG ACCCTCATCACCCTGTGCCATTACGCCACGTCCCGCGACAGCCGCTTCTTCCCGGCGCCCGACGCCTTCCGCCCGGAGCGCTGGCTGCGCCACAGGGACACCGGTGAcactcctggggacacccccggggACGCCCCCGGGGACGCCCTCGGCCCCAGGCACCCCTTTGCCTCTCTGCCCTTCGGCCTCGGCCCCCGCAGCTGCGTCGGGCGCCGCCTGGCcgagctgcagctgcacatgGCGCTGGCACAG ATCCTGCTGCGCTTCGAGGTGCGGCCGGAGCCCGGGGGGGGCCGCGTGCGCCCCATGACCCGCACCCTGCTGGCCCCCGGCGCCCCCATCAGCCTGCGCTTCCTCGAGCGGTGA